The stretch of DNA AGGACCTTGTGCCTAACTTAGAGGTTTACAAGCCAACTGGAGTGCTTGCGCTTGACTCAACCGTTACCTTGCAAGGCTCAGGTGAGCCAACATTAGCGCTTACCCTTACTCCCAAAAACGTAGCGGCAACCCTTCCCGGTGCGATCCAACTCTCTAAAATAGCAGGCGCTATAAATGTCTCTGGAAAGCCCTCAGACCTTATGATTGAGAGCAAGGGGCTTGCCCTAGCGCTGCATGAGGCCCCTCTAAGAACGGATCTATCTATGCGGGTCACTCCGACCGGTGTTGAGCTAACCACATTTATCGTGCGTGGTTTTAGCGGTGAGCTGACCTCTCCATCAGCACTTAAACTTGGCCCACCTATATCATTTAACTCTCAGTCCAAGGCCTCGCAGCTTAATCTTACTCAGATCCTGACGGCCTTTAAGCCTGCTCTGGCTAACTCCATAACCGGTACCCTCGCCACCCTAAACTCTGAGCTCTCCGGAGTTTCGCATGAAGATATTGCTCGTTCGCTACATGGACATGGCTCCTTTATACTTGTCAACGGAGCTCTTAAGGGCACTAACTTGCCGATGGTGGTATTATCCGAGATCGGCACCCTGCCCTTTGTGAGCGGTCTTTTGACCAGTCATATCCCAGATAAATACACGCTCAATCTCAACGCAAAGGATACTGTTATTCAGGAGCTGAGTGGGAGCTACTCAATCGCAAACGGAGTGACCACGGTTAAGGATCTAACGCTGGTAAGCGATATCTGTACCTTTACAAGCAATGGGACGATCTCACTTGACGGTGAGCTGAATCTTAATTCAACCTTTACCTTCTCCCCTGATTTCTCGCTGGGATTAGCAAAGGGTGCGAAGGGGTTGGATAAGGCTCTCAACAACGCGCAGCAACTTGTAATACCGGTCATAATTAAGGGTCGATCTCCTGCGATCTTAGTACTACCGGATGTAACGAAGCTCCTCTTACAAACCCTAACTAAGCTACCACGGGAGGCGATCAACATTTTAGGCGGCGTATTGGGCACAGATCTATCAAAGCCTAAGGGTGGCTCTAAAAAGGGGCTCGGTGGTATCTTAGGGTTCTAGTCAGGGCTGGGTTAGATCTAGTATAATTCCCCTCAGGGGTCGATTTGCGGAGCAAATCGGGGGTGACAACAATAACTATTCACCCCTAAAATAAGCGTCCCCGATCAGGGGACGTCAAGAAAGGTGTGTCTTTAGCACCGATCGCAAGATCGAATCCTTTTAACCACCGACAAGTTTATACTGGGGTGAATAGTTAGGTATCGTATCGATGGAAAACAACGACTTAAACGAAAATCCTGAGAGCACTGAGGCCAAGCTCCCTGAGCCGACCTTTGTTACCTCCCCCGTCAAAAAGAAATCAGCCAAGGATAAGGATGAGCTGGTAGGTGGCTTTGCATTCTTTCTCTCTCTGGGGGCGCTCCTACCGAGCGGGGCGCTACTCTTAGGGCTCTCGCTATTTAATGTTAGGCCAATTCAGATGCAGGCTACTGGCATCTTTGCGGCAGCGTGGTTCGTAGGAATTCTTCTCGGTCACTCGATGATACGGGGACACCTCTCGGTGCTGCTTCACGAGTTCAAGCACTCACTTATATCGAACCTCGTTGGTAACAAAAAAAAGGGGATGCAGATCAATGAGAATTCCGGTCACTTTGAATACTCATATACCAAAAAAACCGCTCACTTTAATGCCTTTATATCTCTTGCCCCCTATATCGTACCGATCTTTACCTTTATCGGAATGCTAGCCTCACTCGGTCTTTTCCGTGACGAGCATTCCATGGCGTGTCTCCTGGTTGGCTTGTGTTACGGAGTTGATACGATCCTAAATATCCGTGATATCTCTCCGATTCAAACCGATATAAATCAGATCCGGGGTGGCTACGGTATCGGACTACTCTATATCTTCGCTTGGAACCTAATCACCGCTGCGTTACTAGCTGCCTGGGTATTTCAGGGTGGCGCTGGAATCCTGATGTTACTCGAACAGGTAACAGCCGCACTGATGCATATCTATCTCTTGATCTCATCTTCGAGGACTACAAGTTGAGGGGCAGGATCGTACGAAACCCACTCCATACAGAGCCCGTGGGGTGGGGCTGTAACTCCAGCCATGCGTCGATCCTTGGCGGCAAGTATCTCGGTAATTGATCGGTCGCGCATCCTGCCGCGCCCGATATCGGTCAGGGTACCTACGATATTGCGTACCATCTGCTTTAGAAATCCGCTCCCAATAACGCGATATACGATCTGGTCACCATCTGGCTGAAAGGCACTAGAAAAGATCTTTCTAACAGTAGTACGCGCCGTACAGGCGGAGTCGCGAAAGCTTGAGAAATCGTGTTCACCAACCAGCATCGACGCGCAGCGCTGCATTAGCTCGATATCCATCTCGTGCCCGATATGCCAGACCCTGCGCGCGTCCAATACGGCTGGCGCAGCTCTTCTTAGAATTCGGTAGGAGTAGAGTTTATGAGTGGCGCACCAACCGGGATGAAAATCGTCAGGAACTACACAGGCCGAGAGCACCGATAGCTCTCCTTTAAGGAGGTGACTCACACCCTGCGTGAGGTGATATAGATCAAGCTCTCCCTCGACCTTAAAGGTCACCACCTGCCCGCGCGCATGCACACCGGCATCGGTTCTCCCTGCTGCTTGCAGAGGAAAGATTGGCCGACGGAGAATTATTTTAATGACCCTCTCAAGCTCGCCCTGCACTGTGCGCAAGTTCGGCTGCTTCTGCCACCCGTGGAACCCCGCTCCATCGTATTCGACTATCAGTTTAATATTGGCCACAATATCTGTCGGATTAGTGCGCTATCAACTTTTCGGCGATCTGTACTGCATTTAAAGCGGCTCCCTTACGAACGTTGTCAGCAACGATCCAGAGGTTAAGTCCGTTATCTACAGACTCATCTCGACGAATGCGCCCAACATGCACCTCATCGGTACCTGCAACATCGAACTGCATCGGATACTCGTCATGCGCGGGATGAATAGCTAGCCCCTCGCTCTCAGAGAGGTGTCTGATAATATCTTCAAGCTCAAAAGGCCTCTCTGTTTCGATAAATACGCTCTCTGCATGGCTATAAAAGACCGGCACTCGAACGGCGGTCGCCGTGATACGGAGGTGTGGTAGGCCGAGGATCTTTCGACTCTCGTGAATAATCTTGAACTCCTCCTTCGTAAAGCCGTTGTCGAGTAGCACATCAATCTGTGGAATACAGTTGAAAGCGATCTGGTGCTGGAAGGCCTCCTGCGGTAGCTCCTGCTGATTAAAGACCGCCAAAGTTTGCCCCCATAACTCATCAAGCGCGGCTTTACCGGCACCTGATACCGATTGGTAGGTAGAGACAATAACGTGCTTAAGCCCCGCTATGCGCTGGATTGTATTCAGCACAGCAACAAGCTGAATAGTAGAGCAGTTCGGATTGGCTATGATCATATCCTCAGCTTTTATCGCCGAGAGATTTACCTCAGGCACTATCAGGGGTACCGCTGGATCCATACGAAAAAAACTTGAGTTATCGATCGCAACTGCGCCGGCCTTAGCTGCAAGCGGAACGTACTTAGCGGAAAGCTCGGCGGAGGTCCCAAAGAGTGCGATATCAACCCCCTCAAAAACATCCTCTGTAAGCAGCTCGACCTCGACCTCCTGATCGTTAAACTTATAGAACTCTCCTGCTGAATCTTTTGAAGCAAAGAGCCTAAGCTCCGCGCATGGAACTTTACGTTGCTCAAGAATAGTTCTCATCTCGCTACCAACTAATCCAGTAGCACCGACTATTGCTATAACGGGAGTTTTTGAGATCTTCTTCATACTGCTACCTGAT from Pseudomonadota bacterium encodes:
- the truA gene encoding tRNA pseudouridine(38-40) synthase TruA — encoded protein: MANIKLIVEYDGAGFHGWQKQPNLRTVQGELERVIKIILRRPIFPLQAAGRTDAGVHARGQVVTFKVEGELDLYHLTQGVSHLLKGELSVLSACVVPDDFHPGWCATHKLYSYRILRRAAPAVLDARRVWHIGHEMDIELMQRCASMLVGEHDFSSFRDSACTARTTVRKIFSSAFQPDGDQIVYRVIGSGFLKQMVRNIVGTLTDIGRGRMRDRSITEILAAKDRRMAGVTAPPHGLCMEWVSYDPAPQLVVLEDEIKR
- a CDS encoding AsmA family protein → MKRKICITILSLLVFVLVILGAGVGYVIIQANSLVESHRAEIEQQIASAIGAPVQFGQLDVSLFPSLELSIADIVVKDLSDGVHGVTFKKLRAKAALLPLLAKKIAIHNITLEEPHIVLIKSAHGVAVKGIVAKPPARSTPVASNQTTTPPSPSKLDLSINRVMIKDGTITIHDLGTNKKIFLQSINLDAQVTLEGSRIGIPKLSLSLTPQGAHNLDLQGDAISFAQASGDLAIRSLTLKSLAGQLLASGRIKTSAGTGQLALSSNGIDLAPLMGELKDLVPNLEVYKPTGVLALDSTVTLQGSGEPTLALTLTPKNVAATLPGAIQLSKIAGAINVSGKPSDLMIESKGLALALHEAPLRTDLSMRVTPTGVELTTFIVRGFSGELTSPSALKLGPPISFNSQSKASQLNLTQILTAFKPALANSITGTLATLNSELSGVSHEDIARSLHGHGSFILVNGALKGTNLPMVVLSEIGTLPFVSGLLTSHIPDKYTLNLNAKDTVIQELSGSYSIANGVTTVKDLTLVSDICTFTSNGTISLDGELNLNSTFTFSPDFSLGLAKGAKGLDKALNNAQQLVIPVIIKGRSPAILVLPDVTKLLLQTLTKLPREAINILGGVLGTDLSKPKGGSKKGLGGILGF
- a CDS encoding aspartate-semialdehyde dehydrogenase: MKKISKTPVIAIVGATGLVGSEMRTILEQRKVPCAELRLFASKDSAGEFYKFNDQEVEVELLTEDVFEGVDIALFGTSAELSAKYVPLAAKAGAVAIDNSSFFRMDPAVPLIVPEVNLSAIKAEDMIIANPNCSTIQLVAVLNTIQRIAGLKHVIVSTYQSVSGAGKAALDELWGQTLAVFNQQELPQEAFQHQIAFNCIPQIDVLLDNGFTKEEFKIIHESRKILGLPHLRITATAVRVPVFYSHAESVFIETERPFELEDIIRHLSESEGLAIHPAHDEYPMQFDVAGTDEVHVGRIRRDESVDNGLNLWIVADNVRKGAALNAVQIAEKLIAH